The Terriglobales bacterium genomic sequence CGCTAGGGGATCTGTAACCACGAAGGTCACCAAGGAGCACGAAGGCATTTGTGTTTCGAGACCCCGCTCCCTTCGTGACCCTTCGTGGCCTTCGTGGTTAACGGTTTTGAGGTCCGCCCGTCCAACCGTGGTACCCTTCCGCGCTTCCATGGCGGCCGATTCCCAAGTCGAGCGCGAGCTGCGGCCGCCGCAGGTCTCGGGGCCGTTCGTCCCCGGGAAGCTGCGGCTCGACGCGATCGACGTCATGCGCGGCCTGGTGATGGTCATCATGGCGCTGGACCACGTGCGCGACTACATGAGCTTCGCGCAGCCCACGCCGGAGCACTGGACGACCACCTCGCTCGCCCTCTGGCTCACGCGCTGGATCACGCACTTCTGCGCGCCCGCCTTCGTCTTCCTCGCGGGGACCGGCGCGTATCTTTCGTACGCGCGCCACGGCGACGTCGCGCGCACCTCGCGCTTCCTGTGGACGCGCGGACTGTGGCTGGTCTTCGCCGAGTACACCATCATCGGGTTCGGGTGGTCGTTCCTGTTCCCGTTCGGCTTCGCGCAGGTCATCTGGGTGATCGGGTGGTCGATGGTGATCAACTCGTTCCTCATCCGCCTGCCGCTGCGCTGGGTGGCGGCCTTCGGCGCGCTCCTGGTCGCCGGCCACAACCTGCTCGACTACATCCAGCCGCCCGGAGGCTTCGCCAACTTCGGGAAGGTGCCGTGGTACTGGGTGCTCTTCCACACGCAGGGATTCATCCCGGTGAAGCCGCCGGCGTTCCTGCACGTGCCGCCGAACTTCCCATTCGGGATCTTCGTGGTGTATCCGCTGATCCCGTGGGTGGGGGTGATGTCGCTGGGGTTCGTCTTCGGCGCGGTGCTGCGCCGCGCCGCCGCGGAGCGCCAGCGCTGGATGTTGCGCGCCGGGGCCGCGCTCACGGCCGCGTTCGTGGTCCTGCGCGCGTTCAACCTGTACGGCAATCCCAAGACGCTGGCCGCCGCCGGGCCGGACATCGACGCCACCTTCCACCTCCAGCCGACGCTGGCCAAGACCTTCATCCTGTTCACCGACGTGGAGAAGTATCCGCCGTCGCTGCAGTTCCTGCTGATGACGCTCGGGCCCACGCTCCTCCTGATCGCGCTCTTCGACCG encodes the following:
- a CDS encoding heparan-alpha-glucosaminide N-acetyltransferase domain-containing protein; this translates as MAADSQVERELRPPQVSGPFVPGKLRLDAIDVMRGLVMVIMALDHVRDYMSFAQPTPEHWTTTSLALWLTRWITHFCAPAFVFLAGTGAYLSYARHGDVARTSRFLWTRGLWLVFAEYTIIGFGWSFLFPFGFAQVIWVIGWSMVINSFLIRLPLRWVAAFGALLVAGHNLLDYIQPPGGFANFGKVPWYWVLFHTQGFIPVKPPAFLHVPPNFPFGIFVVYPLIPWVGVMSLGFVFGAVLRRAAAERQRWMLRAGAALTAAFVVLRAFNLYGNPKTLAAAGPDIDATFHLQPTLAKTFILFTDVEKYPPSLQFLLMTLGPTLLLIALFDRMKIDGAGLGNAVARFFVVFGRVPFFYYVLHLYVVHLLAYFAALATGQPAHWLLRGAMFANPLPAGYGHHLPFLYATWALAIAILYFPCRWFMHLKQRRRDWWLSYL